In Streptococcus dysgalactiae subsp. dysgalactiae, the following are encoded in one genomic region:
- the rpsF gene encoding 30S ribosomal protein S6 — protein sequence MAKYEILYIIRPNIEEEAKNALVARFDSILTDNGATVVESKDWEKRRLAYEINDFREGLYHIVNLEATDAAALNEFDRLSKINGDILRHMIVKLDA from the coding sequence ATGGCTAAATACGAAATTCTTTATATTATTCGTCCAAACATTGAAGAAGAAGCTAAAAACGCTTTGGTAGCACGCTTTGACTCTATCTTGACTGACAACGGTGCAACTGTTGTTGAATCAAAAGATTGGGAAAAACGTCGTCTTGCATACGAAATCAACGATTTCCGTGAAGGACTTTACCACATCGTTAACCTTGAAGCGACTGACGCAGCAGCTCTTAACGAGTTTGACCGTCTTTCAAAAATCAATGGTGACATTCTTCGTCACATGATCGTTAAACTTGACGCTTAA